From the Ascaphus truei isolate aAscTru1 chromosome 15, aAscTru1.hap1, whole genome shotgun sequence genome, one window contains:
- the LOC142466930 gene encoding uncharacterized protein LOC142466930, whose product MEENISQHCPVEENFRNQDVSSYKERHSASDLPVECSPCHGQDFTASHLYDSREDIVPQPISARNNNCHKWDSNAAELHNNVKTKTFKRGDSADKPGRKRKYRTRRGPKEYVCCDCGKNFTHSSTLATHQRTHTGEKPYVCSNCGKRFTRSSTLATHQRIHTGERPYGCADCGKSFIQSSHLVLHQRTHTGLRPYVCTDCGKTFSNSAHFVIHQRTHTGERPYACVDCGKSFSSKSYLVTHQRLHTENTTYICNQCGKSLRNRLTYASHLKTHTVDKPFVCNECGKSFTRKLQLVLHKRIHTGERPFECEECGKKYTRKSYLLIHQKIHTEEILYVCTDCGESFTDKPDLKSHQKSHMEEKMGEKTALTVGRDSVTT is encoded by the coding sequence ATGGAAGAGAACATTTCCCAGCATTGTCCCGTAGAGGAGAACTTTAGGAACCAAGATGTATCGAGCTACAAAGAGAGGCACTCTGCAAGTGATTTGCCAGTGGAATGTTCTCCATGCCACGGGCAGGATTTTACAGCGAGCCACCTGTATGATTCCAGAGAAGACATTGTGCCACAGCCTATATCTGCTCGTAATAACAATTGCCACAAGTGGGATTCAAACGCAGCAGAATTGCACAACAACGtaaaaacaaagacttttaaGCGCGGCGATTCAGCTGATAAACCAGGGCGCAAACGGAAGTACAGAACTCGCAGGGGGCCGAAGGAATATGTGTGCTGTGACTGTGGGAAAAACTTTACTCACAGCTCTACGCTTGCCACACACCAGAGAACACACACCGGAGAGAAACCCTATGTCTGCTCCAATTGTGGTAAACGCTTTACTCGTAGCTCCACTCTGGCAACACACCAGCGGATCCACACTGGGGAGAGACCCTATGGATGTGCAGACTGTGGGAAAAGTTTTATTCAGAGCTCGCATCTTGTTTTACACCAAAGAACACACACCGGACTCCGGCCGTATGTGTGCACCGACTGCGGGAAAACGTTTAGTAACAGCGCACATTTTGTCATACACCAGCGAACCCATACAGGGGAGAGGCCATATGCATGTGTAGACTGCGGGAAAAGCTTTAGCAGCAAATCATATCTCGTGACGCACCAAAGACTTCACACGGAAAATACGACCTACATCTGCAATCAGTGCGGGAAAAGCTTGAGAAACCGGTTGACTTACGCTAGCCACCTTAAAACTCACACGGTTGACAAGCCGTTTGTATGCAATGAGTGCGGGAAGAGCTTCACGCGCAAATTGCAGCTCGTTTTGCACAAACgaatacacacaggggagaggccGTTTGAATGCGAGGAGTGTGGGAAAAAGTATACACGCAAGTCCTACCTTCTAATACATCAGAAAATCCACACGgaggagatactgtatgtgtgcacGGACTGCGGAGAGAGCTTCACTGACAAACCTGACCTTAAGTCACATCAGAAAAGCCACATGGAAGAGAAGATGGGAGAGAAAACGGCACTCACTGTGGGAAGAGATTCAGTCACgacttaa